One stretch of Phocoena phocoena chromosome 10, mPhoPho1.1, whole genome shotgun sequence DNA includes these proteins:
- the LTB gene encoding lymphotoxin-beta isoform X2, which translates to MGALGLECRGRRPQGKGCLLLAVAGATSLVTLLLAVPITVLAVLALVPQEQGGLVTGTADPGAQAQAHQRFESRELPVEEEAETDLSPRLPAAHLIGAWTTGQGLGWEAKKEEAFLRSGTQFSGAEGLALPQDGLYYLYCHVGYRGRAPPPGGDPLDRSVTLLSRLYRAGGAYGSGSPELLLEGAETVSPVLDPAQRHEYGPLWYTSVGFGGLVQLRRGERVYVNISHPDMVDYRRGKTFFGAVMVG; encoded by the exons aTGGGAGCACTGGGGCTGGAGTGCCGGGGTAGGCGGCCCCAGGGGAAGGGATGCCTCCTGCTGGCTGTCGCAGGAGCCACTTCCCTGGTGACCCTCCTGCTGGCTGTGCCTATCACTGTTCTGGCTGTGCTGGCCTTGGTGCCCCAGGAGCAGGGAGGACTG GTAACAGGGACCGCTGACCCAGGCGCCCAAGCACAGGCCCATCAGCGATTTG AGTCCCGGGAGTTGCCGGTGGAGGAGGAGGCAGAAACAGATCTCAGCCCCAGGCTCCCGGCTGCCCACCTCATTG GCGCTTGGACCACGGGGCAGGGGCTAGGCTGGGAGGCGAAGAAAGAAGAGGCGTTTCTGAGGAGCGGGACGCAGTTCTCGGGCGCCGAGGGGCTGGCCCTCCCGCAGGATGGCCTCTATTACCTCTACTGTCACGTCGGCTACCGGGGCCGGGCGCCCCCTCCCGGCGGGGACCCCCTGGACCGCTCCGTCACGCTGCTCAGTCGGCTGTACCGGGCGGGGGGCGCCTATGGATCGGGGAGTCCCGAGCTACTGCTCGAGGGCGCGGAGACCGTGAGCCCGGTCTTGGACCCCGCCCAGAGGCACGAGTACGGGCCTCTCTGGTACACGAGCGTGGGGTTCGGCGGTCTGGTGCAGCTCCGGAGGGGCGAGAGAGTGTACGTCAATATCAGTCACCCCGATATGGTGGACTACAGGAGAGGAAAGACCTTCTTTGGGGCGGTGATGGTGGGGTGA
- the LTB gene encoding lymphotoxin-beta isoform X1: MGALGLECRGRRPQGKGCLLLAVAGATSLVTLLLAVPITVLAVLALVPQEQGGLVTGTADPGAQAQAHQRFESRELPVEEEAETDLSPRLPAAHLIGAWTTGQGLGWEAKKEEAFLRSGTQFSGAEGLALPQDGLYYLYCHVGYRGRAPPPGGDPLDRSVTLLSRLYRAGGAYGSGSPELLLEGAETVSPVLDPAQRHERGKTFFGAVMVG, from the exons aTGGGAGCACTGGGGCTGGAGTGCCGGGGTAGGCGGCCCCAGGGGAAGGGATGCCTCCTGCTGGCTGTCGCAGGAGCCACTTCCCTGGTGACCCTCCTGCTGGCTGTGCCTATCACTGTTCTGGCTGTGCTGGCCTTGGTGCCCCAGGAGCAGGGAGGACTG GTAACAGGGACCGCTGACCCAGGCGCCCAAGCACAGGCCCATCAGCGATTTG AGTCCCGGGAGTTGCCGGTGGAGGAGGAGGCAGAAACAGATCTCAGCCCCAGGCTCCCGGCTGCCCACCTCATTG GCGCTTGGACCACGGGGCAGGGGCTAGGCTGGGAGGCGAAGAAAGAAGAGGCGTTTCTGAGGAGCGGGACGCAGTTCTCGGGCGCCGAGGGGCTGGCCCTCCCGCAGGATGGCCTCTATTACCTCTACTGTCACGTCGGCTACCGGGGCCGGGCGCCCCCTCCCGGCGGGGACCCCCTGGACCGCTCCGTCACGCTGCTCAGTCGGCTGTACCGGGCGGGGGGCGCCTATGGATCGGGGAGTCCCGAGCTACTGCTCGAGGGCGCGGAGACCGTGAGCCCGGTCTTGGACCCCGCCCAGAGGCACGA GAGAGGAAAGACCTTCTTTGGGGCGGTGATGGTGGGGTGA